A genomic region of Cyanobacteria bacterium FACHB-DQ100 contains the following coding sequences:
- a CDS encoding DUF4383 domain-containing protein — protein MKRGQLYAFVTGIFFLALALLGFIPQLQHPINAVEVHNGIQIQLGYLFGLFPTNPILNTVYAIVGILGLVSSMGLGGARFYGRGLFELFAILAILGSLTPTNTFFGFMPLFGSNAALYAAVSAISFYFGFIDSPGLLEIAAKAPENAVQLDNSVTH, from the coding sequence ATGAAACGCGGACAACTTTACGCCTTTGTTACAGGCATTTTTTTCTTAGCATTAGCACTTCTAGGATTCATTCCTCAGCTACAACATCCAATTAATGCTGTGGAAGTCCACAACGGAATTCAAATTCAACTCGGTTATCTTTTTGGTCTGTTCCCGACCAACCCTATTCTGAATACTGTATATGCGATCGTTGGTATTCTAGGTTTAGTTAGCTCGATGGGTTTGGGTGGTGCGCGATTTTATGGTCGTGGCTTGTTCGAGTTGTTTGCAATTCTGGCAATTCTCGGATCGCTAACTCCGACCAATACTTTCTTTGGCTTCATGCCTCTGTTTGGCAGCAATGCTGCTTTGTACGCAGCGGTATCGGCTATCTCGTTCTATTTTGGATTTATTGATTCGCCCGGACTGCTGGAAATTGCAGCGAAAGCGCCAGAAAATGCAGTTCAGCTTGATAACTCGGTTACTCACTAA